The following coding sequences lie in one Onychomys torridus chromosome X, mOncTor1.1, whole genome shotgun sequence genomic window:
- the LOC118573953 gene encoding ferritin heavy chain-like, which produces MGYLRRSRHRQRHRCPLRFSRTRASYPLLFTTPLTVFPASQVRQNYHRDCEAAVNSHVREQLHASYVYLSMAFYFDREDVALKNLTSFFLNKSHECTAHAEMFLALQNQRGGRISLRTVSKPDRNDWVGVFPAMERAFQLELTLNQSLVALHQLATSKSDAHLCDFLEKNFLSKQVEALKEMSRYVTNMRQMDSPEDRTVEYLFGKLTLADINKEN; this is translated from the coding sequence ATGGGTTATCTGCGACGGTCTCGCCACCGTCAACGCCACCGCTGCCCACTTCGCTTCTCAAGAACCAGGGCTAGCTATCCGTTGTTGTTTACGACACCACTCACTGTCTTTCCAGCGTCTCAAGTGAGGCAGAACTACCACCGCGACTGCGAGGCCGCTGTCAACAGCCATGTCCGAGAGCAGCTCCACGCCTCCTATGTCTACCTGTCCATGGCCTTCTACTTTGACCGTGAAGATGTGGCTCTGAAGAACTTGACAAGCTTCTTCCTGAACAAGTCGCATGAGTGTACTGCGCATGCTGAGATGTTCCTGGCACTGCAGAACCAGCGTGGTGGCCGCATCTCTCTCCGCACTGTCAGCAAGCCAGACCGTAACGACTGGGTTGGCGTCTTTCCAGCCATGGAGCGTGCCTTTCAACTGGAGCTGACCCTCAACCAAAGCCTTGTGGCCCTGCACCAGCTAGCCACTAGCAAGAGTGATGCCCATCTGTGTGACTTCCTGGAGAAGAATTTTTTGAGCAAGCAAGTTGAAGCCCTCAAGGAGATGAGCCGCTACGTGACCAACATGCGCCAGATGGACTCTCCAGAAGACCGCACAGTTGAGTATCTATTTGGGAAACTTACCCTGGCTGACATCAATAAAGAGAACTGA
- the LOC118574327 gene encoding cell division control protein 42 homolog — protein sequence MQTIKCVVVGDGAVGKTCLLISYTTNKFPSEYVPTVFDNYAATVIIGGEPYTLGLFDTAGQEDYDRLLLLSYPQTDVFLVCFSVVSPSLFENVKEKWVPEITHHCPKTPFLLVGTQIDLRDDPSTLEKLAKNKQKPITAETAEKLARDLKAIKYVECSALTQKGLKNVFDEAILAALEPPEPKKSRRCVLL from the coding sequence ATGCAGACAATTAAGTGTGTTGTTGTCGGCGATGGTGCTGTTGGTAAAACATGTCTCCTGATATCCTATACAACAAACAAATTTCCATCAGAATATGTGCCAACTGTTTTTGACAACTATGCGGCCACAGTTATAATTGGTGGAGAGCCGTATACTCTTGGGCTTTTTGATACTGCAGGGCAGGAGGATTATGACAGACTACTACTGCTGAGTTACCCACAAACAGATGTTTTTCTGGTATGTTTTTCAGTGGTTTCTCCATCCTTAtttgaaaatgtgaaagaaaagtgGGTGCCTGAGATAACTCACCATTGTCCCAAGACTCCTTTCTTGCTTGTTGGGACCCAAATTGATCTTAGAGATGACCCCTCTACTCTTGAGAAACTTGCCAAGAACAAACAGAAGCCTATCACTGCAGAGACTGCTGAAAAGCTGGCCCGGGATCTGAAGGCGATCAAGTATGTGGAGTGCTCCGCCCTCACACAGAAAGGCCTGAAGAATGTGTTTGATGAAGCAATATTGGCTGCCCTCGAGCCTCCAGAACCGAAGAAGAGCCGCAGGTGTGTGCTGCTATGA